acctgattggcctggcactgttccgcttggctggtccgtggaatgggatccgtcccggccggcaatgaccctttgatgtaacgccatgctttgggctaagtatggtgcctacctctgcgacgtatgtagtcgcgttgttgctttcgctgctaactctgaatactgcttggtaaacttgaagtttcgaataatgcttgtataaatttgtattaggtACGATGAAATAAAACCCTTGTGTAATagtgtttaattatcctgtggtgtaaaagttgcgagctgttgtaaggtTGGACTCGTCTTCGTACGAGGTAAATCTGtttaaccgtggttgaatcgggcggtgacccaacagatcaatgagttgttccgtttgaagtgcgctgaGCTTCTGTCGCCTGCCTAAGCGATGtctagcgcgcttgagccggaataattcaagcggttctgccacaggaccTGTCCATAAgtgagaggaagagagggaatGGGCTAGCAGAGAGAAtaggagaaaggaagggaaaaaAGATTAGATACAAGAGGGAAAAATAAGTTTAGAAAGAGAATTTTAATCCCAAAAATCTCAGGAAAATTGTTTGGAAAATATTTAGGACACGAGGAGTTCGAGTAAAATATCCAGAGCTCATGGAAAGAAATCTAGAAGTTTCTGAAAATTGGATTTGcttctagaaaatttagaaTAAAAGCTAGCAAAAATATGGGTAATTCTTAGAATGTCTAGAAATAAGATATGTCTATATAAAAAGATATTCACATTCTAAAATTAAAATTTTAGGGTGTCACGGGATCTCTGAGTCAATGTGGGTCCTGAGCTCAGCCCATTCTAGTATACTTTGTCACTGATCTTTTGTAACACGAGGTACTTCTTATTGCATATTGCAGTTAGAGGAGGGAGAAAGAATTGTCACTCAAAAGATACAAAAGATGGCAAGCAGATTTAAAGAAGTAATTTTCAATACCAATTTATTTATTCTGAATTTAAGATATACACATACATTTATCTTACATCAAGACTGCATTGGTATATGCAGGCTTCGTAGCATGGATACACACAGTAGCATATACTCCTATAAGTTTATTCCCCAAGCGACTACAATGGACGTTGTCCAGGGACATTGCCCGCCGGTGTATAGTTTCAGGTGATGAAGATGCCACCATTGTCACACTTGACGCGCGCGCAACCGATGGCCTTAGTGTTGCGCCAAACCACCTGCGTGTAGTGCCCACACATCAGCTCCTCCGGCCGCCCTTTCATGCACCTGCCACTAGCACTGTCGTAGTCTTGCTTTTCATTCACCCACATTTGCACGGCTGCAGCCACCTTCAAGTCGCTGCCAGGGAAGCCCACGGCAATGTTTTCACCGTAGCCAAGGTTGTCACGCTCAGCCTGGTCCGAGTGCTGGAGATTGCAGTCACCGGCACGTTTCGCTGCGTAGACCCGTGCAAACGCAGCCACGGTCTCATCCCATACCACATCCTCAACACCCACCTCACGACGGGCAGCATTGTGGAGCGAAAGGAACTCCTGCTCTTGCGCCGTGTTCTGAGCCATGGAGGCCATAGCCATGGAAAAGCACAAGTGCAAAGGCTACTATTGCCTTCTTGGTTGTCGCCATACCTTGCAACCGCTAGCTTAATTTGCTCTGGATCAATCGGATGGATAGCTTGTGATTGTTTTGTGTTGTCTTGTTGGTGCCTATTTATATGCAATGGGGGGCGTCTAATAACGGTGCAGTTAGAACATGGTAGCCGACAGCCATTTTAGATATATGCTATTGCAAGTGGCTGTAAACCAACACACATGTTTAAGTACAACAACTACGCGTAGCAGTTCTGTCCTGCCAAAGTCGAACGCATGTGAGGTTAGAGAAGACTAAAGACCATGTCTGTCATCGTAATCTACTGCAACTCTTTCCTTTAAAAGGATGGTTACCAGTGTTAGTAGCAGAATTTTTACTCTCATTGAGAGTAAAGATGACACTAGAAGTTGGGAATTTTTTCTGGGTTTACTTCTCAAACTCTACCACAATGCCATACCCTCTAGGGGGTtggggatacatatttataggctGCTAGCCAGCCAAGGATATGCTAGTTGCTAGTCTAAGATGCCAAACTAGATGCTGTCCTAGATGCTATCCTAAAAACAGTCAAGATGCTGCTATCCTAGCTGCTCTAAAACTGCTGTCCTAGCTGCTCTAAAGCAGTTCAAAATGCTGAGAAATGCTGAGAGAAACACCCTGCCCACAAAGACCAAGTACAGAGACTTATTCCCATCATTCTCCCCCTAAGTCTTGTGCGTCGTCTTGTGGGAAATCTGGACCATCCCAATCTTGAAGCAGAGCTCCAGGAACCTGATCCTCCCAAGAGGCTTGGTGAGCAGGTCTGCAAGCTGGTCCTTGGTGTTGATGTAACCTGCCTTGATGCTCCCTTCCTCCAAACAGCCTCGGATGAAGTGGTACCTCACCCGGATGTGCTTGCTCCGTTCATGGAAAACGGGGTTCTTTGCCAGGGCCAGAGCGGACTTGCTGTCCACTCGGAGATCCACCGCTCCAGCGTCTCTGCCGAGGAGATCACCTAGCAGTCGAGCGAGCCAGATCGCCTGAGTCGAAGCGGTGGAGGCCGCGATGTACTCGGCCTCACAGCTGGACAGAGCTACTACCTGCTGCTTGATCGACTGCCAGCTGACGAGGCATTTGCCAAGGAAGAAGAGGATCCCACTGGTGCTCTTGCTGGTGTCAATGTCACCGGCGTGGTCGCTGTCACTGTACCAAATGAAGTGTGCTGCTCCAGGGCACCTCGGGTAGTAGAGGCCATGGTCGAGAGTCCCCGCAACATAGCGGATGATTCTCTTCACAGCCTGCTGGTGCTCCGTCGTCGGTCGCTGCATGAACCGACTAACGTAGCCGACGGAGAACGCCAAGTCCGGCCATGTGTGGGTAAGGTAGCGAAGGCTCCCCACAAGACGCTGGTACTGGGTAGCGTCCACCTCCTCTGCCCTGCTATCGTGGCTCAGCTTCAGCCTTTCCTCCATCGGAGTGAGAGCTGAGTTGCAGTCGGTGAGCCCAGCTAGCTCAACGACATGCTTGGCGTAGGCAGTCTGCCGAAGTGTGATCCCAGAGTCGTCCTGGTGCACCTCAATCCCCAGGTAGAAAGAGAGAGGCCCCAGGTCACTCATCTGGAAGGTGGCCTTCATCTCTTCCTTGAACGCCGCCACCTCTGCAACCTTGGTGCCGGTGATCACCAAGTCATCGACGTAGACGCCCACCAGCAGGACATTTCCTCCATTGCCCCGCCGGTAGACGGCTGCCTCGTGCGGGCTTTGCTCGAAGCCCATCCTCCTGAGCGTGGAATCCAACTTGGCATTCCATGCCCTTGGTGCCTGCCGCAAGCCATAGAGGGCCTTGCGCAGGCTCAGCACCTTTCCCTCCTTGCCGGGGATCGCGAATCCCGGTGGCTGGTGCACgtagacctcctccttcaagTCGCCGTTAAGGAACGCTGACTTGACGTCCATGTGGTGGACACGCCAGCCCTCCTGGGCAGCCAGCACAAGGAGGAGTCGCATGGACTCCATCCAGGCAACGGGAGTGAAGGCATCGTCGAAGTCGATCCCCTCCCGCTGCAAAAAAACCTCGTGCCACCAAGCAAGCTTTGTGCTTGATGATGGCGCCGACTTCATCCCTCTtcagcttgaacacccacttaagGGTGATCGCGCGGTGACCACAAGGGAGATCAGCAAGCTCCTAGGTGCGGTTCTTCTCTACCGCATCCATCTCCGCCTTCATCGCGGCACGCCATGCCGCGTCTTTCTCGGCCTCTGCGAAAGACCGAGGCTCACCGTCGTCGCACGCAAGGTGCAACTGCCTCTCCAGGTCGTGAGGCACTAGTCCCAGCACTGGCTGGTCGCCAAGAAGATCCTCCATCGTACGATACTACAACGGCTCGCCGTCGTAGCACGCGTCGATGCGCTCCTCATCGTGAGAGAGTGGGGTAGCGAACTCCACCGGGCTGGGCTCGACGTGAGCTAGTGCTGGAGTAGACATGACCGGAGAAGTGGCTGTCGGTGCTGGAGTGCATGGCGTTGCCGACTGAGATGGAGCCGACGAGGAACTCGTCTTAGCCGGAGTTGTGGCTGGAGAGCATGGTGTCGCCGGCTGTGGTGGAGTCGGCGAAGACGATCTCATCGCAGCCTGAGTCCTGGCTAAAGAGCGTGGTGCTGCTGGGGTAGAAGGCGCCGGGGACGGTGAAGGCTCGGGGACTGGAGTAGGCACGCTCGTCGAAGAGGGGCTGCCTACTCCCCCAGCTCCCTCGAAGTGGAAGTACTCGACAGTGAAGTCGTCGTACACCAAAGTCGAGCTGTCGTCCACTGCCTTGTCCCACGCCCATCCCCGGCCTTCATTGAATACAATGTCGCGTGCGGTGCGCACACGCTGTGTCTTCAGGTCAAGGATGTGGTAGGCCTTCGAGCCCTCCGCATAGCCGATGAACACTCCCGGAGTGCTCCAGTCATCGAGCTTGCTGACGTGGCCAAGCTCCTTGGCGAACGCGAGGTAGCCAAAGACCTGTAG
The Panicum hallii strain FIL2 chromosome 6, PHallii_v3.1, whole genome shotgun sequence genome window above contains:
- the LOC112897765 gene encoding pathogenesis-related protein 1A-like, encoding MASMAQNTAQEQEFLSLHNAARREVGVEDVVWDETVAAFARVYAAKRAGDCNLQHSDQAERDNLGYGENIAVGFPGSDLKVAAAVQMWVNEKQDYDSASGRCMKGRPEELMCGHYTQVVWRNTKAIGCARVKCDNGGIFIT